A single region of the Pseudomonas mandelii genome encodes:
- the ptsP gene encoding phosphoenolpyruvate--protein phosphotransferase — protein sequence MATPQQLQLHAPLSGVLVPLDLVPDPVFSSRVIGDGLCIDPTSTTLCAPLAGVVSNVQASGHAVSITDEKGVQVLMHIGLDTVNLAGNGFTRLVEEGQQVDVGQALIEFDADFVALNARSLLTLMLVVSGEPFTWLAPETGLVDSGQPLLSLNLVEQTSDTPLTEAEEALFSKPVTLANLNGLHARPAAVFAQAAKAFSASIYLHKKQETANAKSLVAIMALQTAHGDVMQVSAAGPDAEAAIKTLAELLLTGCGEVVAGPVQVEVNAVEASSLTVLRGVCASPGSAFGQVVQIAEQNLEVNELGSTPQVERDHLSRALAEALVALQQMRDNAKSDAQADIFKAHQELLEDPGLLEVAHVLIDEGKSAGFAWRSATESAATLFKSLGNALLAERAADLADVSQRVLKQILGVRDQVMELPEGAILIAEQLTPSQTAGLDTRKVLGFATVGGGATSHVAILARAFGLPAICGLSVQVLALVNGTQVLLDADKGELQLDPDLQAIEQLQAKRQLQQQRRQHELAHATLAACTRDGHHFEVTANIASLVEAEQAVALGGEGVGLLRSEFLYLDRNHAPSHDEQASTYNAIAQVLGPTRNLVVRTLDVGGDKPLAYVPMDSETNPFLGMRGIRLCLERPQLLRDQFKAILGSVGLARLHIMLPMVTQLAELRLARQLLEEEALVLGLTELPRLGIMIEVPAAALMADLFAPEVDFFSIGTNDLTQYTLAMDRDHPRLASQADSFHPAVLRLIASTVKAAHAHGKWVGVCGAMASETLAVPLLLGLGVDELSVSVPLIPSIKAAVRELDLMDCQAIAQQVLGLESAGQVREALRLYHEATVDTSLVLEN from the coding sequence ATGGCCACACCCCAACAATTGCAACTGCACGCCCCCCTGTCAGGCGTATTGGTGCCGCTGGACCTCGTGCCCGACCCGGTGTTTTCCAGCCGGGTCATCGGCGACGGGCTGTGCATCGACCCGACTTCAACGACCTTGTGCGCGCCGCTGGCCGGGGTTGTCAGCAATGTGCAGGCCAGTGGGCATGCCGTCAGCATCACTGACGAAAAGGGTGTGCAGGTGTTGATGCACATCGGCCTCGACACGGTGAACCTGGCCGGAAACGGGTTTACGCGGCTGGTGGAGGAAGGCCAGCAGGTTGACGTTGGGCAGGCGCTGATCGAGTTCGATGCCGATTTTGTTGCATTGAATGCCCGCAGCCTGCTGACGTTGATGCTGGTGGTCAGTGGAGAACCGTTCACCTGGCTGGCGCCGGAAACGGGTCTGGTAGACAGTGGCCAGCCGCTGCTGAGCCTGAACCTTGTCGAGCAGACAAGCGATACGCCGCTAACCGAAGCGGAAGAAGCGCTGTTTTCAAAACCGGTGACGCTGGCCAACCTCAACGGCTTGCACGCCCGTCCAGCCGCGGTATTCGCCCAGGCGGCAAAAGCTTTTTCGGCGAGCATCTACCTGCATAAAAAGCAGGAGACTGCGAACGCGAAATCCCTGGTGGCGATCATGGCGTTGCAGACGGCGCACGGTGATGTCATGCAAGTCAGCGCGGCCGGTCCGGATGCGGAAGCGGCGATCAAGACGCTGGCCGAACTGCTGCTGACTGGATGCGGTGAAGTGGTCGCGGGTCCGGTGCAGGTTGAGGTAAATGCGGTCGAGGCTTCATCGCTGACGGTACTGCGCGGGGTTTGTGCATCACCCGGGTCGGCGTTTGGCCAAGTGGTACAGATCGCCGAACAAAACCTGGAAGTGAATGAACTCGGCTCAACGCCGCAGGTGGAACGCGATCATCTGTCCCGCGCCCTGGCCGAAGCACTGGTGGCCCTGCAACAGATGCGTGACAACGCCAAGAGCGACGCGCAGGCCGACATTTTCAAGGCGCATCAGGAGCTGCTCGAAGATCCTGGTCTGCTGGAAGTGGCTCACGTGCTGATCGATGAAGGCAAAAGCGCCGGGTTTGCGTGGCGCTCGGCCACCGAGTCAGCAGCCACCTTGTTCAAGAGCCTGGGTAACGCCCTGCTCGCGGAGCGGGCTGCGGACCTCGCCGATGTGAGCCAGCGGGTGCTCAAGCAGATCCTCGGCGTACGGGATCAGGTGATGGAGCTGCCTGAAGGGGCGATCCTGATCGCCGAACAACTGACGCCGTCGCAGACCGCCGGGCTCGATACCCGCAAGGTACTGGGTTTCGCCACGGTGGGTGGCGGTGCCACCAGCCACGTCGCGATCCTCGCCCGGGCGTTCGGTTTGCCGGCGATCTGCGGACTGTCGGTACAAGTGCTGGCGCTGGTCAATGGAACCCAGGTGTTGCTCGATGCCGACAAGGGCGAATTGCAGCTGGATCCGGATCTGCAGGCCATCGAACAGCTGCAAGCCAAGCGCCAGCTTCAACAGCAACGCCGGCAGCATGAGTTGGCGCACGCAACACTGGCCGCCTGCACCCGCGACGGTCACCATTTTGAAGTGACGGCCAACATCGCTTCGCTGGTCGAAGCCGAGCAGGCCGTTGCACTGGGAGGCGAGGGCGTCGGTTTGCTCCGTTCGGAGTTTCTCTATCTGGATCGCAACCATGCGCCGAGCCATGACGAGCAGGCGTCTACCTACAACGCCATCGCCCAAGTACTCGGGCCGACGCGCAATCTGGTGGTGCGCACCCTGGACGTCGGCGGTGACAAACCGCTGGCCTACGTGCCGATGGACAGCGAAACCAACCCCTTCCTCGGCATGCGCGGGATTCGTTTGTGCCTGGAGCGCCCGCAGCTGTTGCGTGATCAGTTCAAGGCCATCCTTGGCAGTGTCGGGCTCGCTCGCCTGCACATCATGCTGCCGATGGTTACGCAGCTGGCGGAGTTGCGCCTCGCTCGGCAACTGCTCGAAGAAGAGGCGCTGGTTTTGGGCCTCACGGAACTGCCCAGGCTGGGCATCATGATCGAAGTGCCGGCGGCGGCACTGATGGCGGACCTGTTTGCACCCGAGGTGGATTTCTTTTCCATTGGCACCAACGACCTCACGCAATACACCCTGGCCATGGACCGCGATCACCCGCGGCTGGCCAGTCAGGCCGACAGCTTTCATCCTGCGGTGCTGCGCTTGATTGCCAGCACCGTAAAGGCCGCGCACGCCCACGGCAAATGGGTCGGTGTGTGTGGCGCGATGGCCTCCGAGACGCTGGCCGTTCCGCTGTTGCTGGGGCTGGGGGTGGATGAACTGTCGGTGAGTGTGCCGTTGATTCCGTCGATCAAGGCAGCGGTTCGTGAGCTGGACCTGATGGACTGTCAGGCCATCGCCCAGCAAGTGCTGGGCCTGGAAAGTGCCGGACAGGTACGCGAGGCATTACGCCTGTATCACGAGGCCACGGTCGATACTTCACTGGTTCTGGAGAACTGA
- a CDS encoding PTS transporter subunit EIIB: MFEKMQRAFWKALTPDLVAEESKAVVQPVSGLPANVVDALGGVDNLKSQQPVALTRVRVALRDVARMDRQALSVAGVPGVMMLDDGVVHLITGLQP, translated from the coding sequence ATGTTCGAGAAAATGCAGCGGGCGTTCTGGAAAGCGTTGACGCCGGATCTGGTGGCGGAGGAGTCGAAGGCAGTTGTTCAGCCGGTGTCCGGGTTGCCAGCGAATGTCGTGGACGCACTGGGTGGCGTGGATAACCTCAAGTCTCAGCAGCCTGTAGCGTTGACCCGGGTCCGGGTGGCGTTGCGGGATGTGGCGCGGATGGATCGGCAGGCATTGAGTGTGGCAGGTGTGCCGGGCGTCATGATGCTGGATGACGGGGTGGTGCATCTGATTACCGGCCTGCAGCCATAA
- the treP gene encoding PTS system trehalose-specific EIIBC component, producing MSHDYPNIASELLQSLGGSDNLEQAAHCVTRLRLALKDPSLVDSATLNQIDLVKGSFFTGGLFQVVIGPGEVEKVYAELRRQTGLAASTIADVKQKSADKINAMQRLVRVFSDVFMPILPALIIAGLLMGINNLIGAKGMFLEGQTLLDAYPKLDGLWSLINLMANTSFVFLPALVGWSAAKRFGGSEILGIVLGLMLVHPDLLNAWNYGKAVAGLDGQSLPYFDILGLFQIEKVGYQGQILPILLAAYVMSVIEKWLRARVPNAVQLLVVPITTIVVTGVLALAVIGPVTRHLGILITEGVVMLFDLAPMVGGAIFGLLYAPLVITGMHHMFLAVDLQLISTQGGTFIWPMIVMSNLAQGSAALAVFYMTRSVRDKSMASTSAISAYFGITEPAMFGVNLRYKFPFYAALCGSALGCIFLSLNKVQASAIGVGGLPGFISIIPQFIPMFVIGMVIAMVVPFVLTCGLSMKIIRPGYRVA from the coding sequence ATGAGCCACGACTATCCGAACATCGCCAGCGAGCTGCTGCAAAGCCTCGGCGGCAGCGACAACCTCGAGCAGGCCGCGCACTGCGTCACACGCCTGCGCCTGGCCCTCAAGGACCCGAGCCTGGTCGACAGCGCCACGCTGAATCAGATTGACCTGGTGAAAGGCTCATTCTTCACCGGCGGCCTGTTCCAGGTGGTCATCGGCCCCGGCGAGGTTGAAAAGGTGTACGCCGAACTGCGCCGTCAAACCGGTCTCGCCGCCTCAACCATCGCCGACGTTAAACAAAAAAGCGCCGACAAGATAAACGCGATGCAGCGTCTTGTGCGGGTGTTTTCCGACGTGTTCATGCCGATCCTGCCGGCGTTGATCATTGCGGGGCTGTTGATGGGCATCAACAACCTGATCGGCGCCAAGGGGATGTTCCTCGAAGGCCAGACCCTGCTGGATGCCTACCCGAAACTCGACGGGCTCTGGAGCCTGATCAACCTGATGGCCAACACCTCGTTTGTGTTCTTGCCGGCACTGGTGGGCTGGTCGGCGGCCAAGCGGTTTGGTGGCAGCGAAATTCTCGGCATCGTGCTCGGCCTGATGCTGGTTCACCCGGACCTGCTCAACGCCTGGAACTACGGCAAAGCGGTGGCCGGGCTGGACGGGCAAAGCCTGCCGTACTTCGACATCCTCGGGCTGTTCCAGATCGAGAAGGTCGGTTACCAGGGCCAAATCCTGCCGATCCTGCTGGCGGCCTATGTCATGAGCGTCATCGAAAAATGGCTGCGGGCGCGGGTGCCGAACGCCGTGCAATTGCTGGTGGTGCCGATTACCACCATCGTGGTCACCGGTGTATTGGCACTGGCCGTGATCGGCCCGGTGACCCGGCATCTTGGGATTCTCATCACCGAAGGCGTGGTCATGCTGTTTGACCTCGCGCCGATGGTCGGCGGGGCGATTTTCGGGCTGCTCTACGCGCCGCTGGTGATCACCGGCATGCACCACATGTTCCTCGCGGTCGACTTGCAACTGATCTCCACCCAGGGCGGCACGTTCATCTGGCCGATGATCGTCATGTCCAACCTCGCCCAGGGCAGCGCGGCACTGGCGGTGTTCTACATGACCCGCAGTGTCCGCGACAAAAGCATGGCCTCGACCTCGGCGATTTCCGCCTATTTCGGCATCACCGAACCGGCCATGTTCGGGGTCAACCTGCGCTACAAGTTTCCGTTCTATGCGGCCCTTTGCGGCTCGGCCCTGGGTTGCATCTTCCTGTCGCTGAACAAGGTCCAGGCCTCGGCCATCGGTGTGGGTGGCTTGCCCGGTTTCATCTCGATCATTCCGCAGTTCATTCCGATGTTTGTGATTGGAATGGTGATTGCGATGGTCGTGCCGTTTGTTCTGACCTGTGGGTTGAGCATGAAGATTATCCGGCCAGGGTATCGGGTTGCCTGA
- the treC gene encoding alpha,alpha-phosphotrehalase: MQDWQRSVIYQIYPKSFHSHAGNPTGDLLGVVAKLDYLHWLGVDCLWITPFLRSPQRDNGYDISDYYAIDPSYGTMADCELLIAEAGKRGIKLMLDIVVNHTSIEHAWFQQARSSLDNPYRDFYIWRDQPNNWESKFGGSAWEYEAQTGQYFLHLFDHTQADLNWDNPKVRAEVFKMMRFWRDKGVGGFRLDVINLISKPSDFPEDNTDGRRFYTDGPNVHEYLQQMHREVFEGHDLINVGEMSSTSLEHCIRYSKPESKELSMTFNFHHLKVDYPNLQKWIRADFDFLELKRILSDWQTGMQAGGGWNALFWCNHDQPRVVSRFGNDGEFRVISAKMLGTALHFLQGTPFVYQGEELGMTNPGFDHIDQYRDVETLNIFRLKREAGASDADNMAAIMQKSRDNGRTPMHWNTEPNAGFSAAEPWIGVPANATQINVATQLDDPDSVLHHYRQLIALRRSEALISDGVYRQLLPEHPQIWAYVREGQGERLLVLNNFYGTPCDVELPDDVISEAMTQRLVISNYPNCPPRNRQIFLRPYESFVLHLTD; the protein is encoded by the coding sequence ATGCAAGACTGGCAACGTTCGGTGATCTATCAGATCTACCCGAAGAGTTTTCACAGCCACGCCGGCAACCCCACGGGGGATTTGCTCGGCGTCGTGGCCAAGCTCGATTACCTGCACTGGCTGGGTGTCGACTGCCTGTGGATCACGCCGTTCCTGCGTTCGCCCCAGCGCGACAACGGTTACGACATCAGCGATTACTACGCCATCGACCCGAGCTACGGGACCATGGCCGATTGTGAGTTGCTGATTGCCGAGGCGGGCAAGCGCGGGATCAAGCTGATGCTCGATATCGTGGTCAACCACACCTCGATCGAACACGCCTGGTTCCAGCAGGCCCGTAGCAGCCTCGACAACCCGTACCGCGACTTTTACATCTGGCGCGATCAGCCGAACAACTGGGAATCCAAGTTCGGTGGTTCGGCCTGGGAATACGAAGCGCAGACCGGTCAGTACTTCCTGCACCTGTTCGATCACACCCAGGCCGACCTGAATTGGGACAACCCGAAGGTGCGCGCCGAAGTCTTCAAGATGATGCGTTTCTGGCGCGATAAAGGCGTGGGCGGTTTCCGTCTGGATGTGATCAACCTGATCTCCAAACCTTCGGACTTTCCAGAAGACAACACCGACGGCCGACGCTTCTACACCGACGGCCCGAACGTGCATGAATACTTGCAGCAAATGCACCGCGAAGTCTTCGAAGGTCACGACCTGATCAACGTCGGCGAGATGTCGTCCACCAGCCTGGAACACTGCATTCGCTACTCGAAGCCAGAGTCGAAAGAACTGTCGATGACGTTCAACTTTCATCACCTGAAGGTCGATTACCCGAACCTGCAGAAGTGGATTCGCGCCGACTTCGACTTCCTCGAACTCAAGCGCATTCTCTCGGACTGGCAGACCGGCATGCAGGCCGGCGGTGGCTGGAACGCGTTGTTCTGGTGTAACCACGACCAGCCACGGGTGGTGTCGCGTTTCGGCAACGACGGCGAGTTTCGGGTGATCTCGGCGAAGATGCTCGGCACCGCGCTGCACTTCCTTCAGGGCACACCATTTGTGTATCAGGGCGAAGAACTGGGCATGACCAATCCGGGGTTTGATCACATCGATCAGTACCGCGATGTCGAGACGCTCAACATCTTTCGCCTCAAGCGGGAGGCTGGTGCAAGTGATGCCGACAACATGGCGGCGATCATGCAGAAATCCCGGGACAATGGCCGTACGCCGATGCACTGGAACACCGAGCCGAACGCAGGATTCAGCGCCGCAGAACCCTGGATTGGCGTGCCGGCCAACGCGACGCAGATCAACGTCGCCACCCAGCTCGACGACCCGGACTCCGTGCTGCATCACTACCGTCAGTTGATTGCCCTGCGCCGTAGCGAAGCGCTGATTTCCGATGGCGTCTATCGGCAATTGTTGCCGGAGCACCCGCAAATCTGGGCGTATGTGCGTGAAGGTCAAGGCGAGCGTTTGCTGGTACTGAACAACTTCTATGGCACGCCGTGCGACGTCGAGCTGCCCGATGACGTGATCAGCGAAGCCATGACTCAACGCCTGGTCATCAGCAATTACCCGAACTGTCCGCCGCGAAACCGGCAGATTTTTTTAAGGCCCTATGAGTCGTTCGTTTTGCACCTGACCGACTGA
- the cmoA gene encoding carboxy-S-adenosyl-L-methionine synthase CmoA, whose amino-acid sequence MPAFSTYAAGTAVSKEPDRLFAQPLAQVPDFAFNEDVVRVFPDMIKRSVPGYPTIVENLGVLAAQFAQPNSVLYDLGSSLGAVTQALRRHVRTDGCRVIAVDNSAAMVERCREYLNGQDSMFQELLPVEVIEGDILALEFQPASVVALNFTLQFIAPDQRTALLSRIRQSLLPGGALILSEKLRFNDLEEHALLTDLHVAFKRANGYSELEIAQKRSAIENVMKPDSLEEHRERLLAAGFSKVVPWFQCLNFASLIALP is encoded by the coding sequence ATGCCGGCCTTTTCCACCTACGCCGCTGGAACCGCCGTGAGCAAAGAACCCGATCGCCTTTTCGCCCAGCCTTTGGCCCAGGTGCCCGACTTCGCCTTTAACGAGGACGTGGTGCGGGTGTTCCCGGACATGATCAAGCGCTCGGTGCCGGGTTATCCGACCATCGTCGAGAACCTCGGCGTGCTCGCCGCGCAATTCGCCCAGCCCAATAGCGTGCTCTACGACCTCGGCTCGTCCCTGGGCGCCGTGACTCAAGCATTGCGCCGCCACGTGCGCACCGACGGTTGCCGCGTGATCGCTGTGGATAACTCCGCCGCGATGGTCGAGCGCTGCCGTGAATACCTCAACGGTCAAGACTCGATGTTCCAGGAGTTGCTGCCCGTGGAAGTGATCGAAGGTGACATCCTCGCCCTCGAATTCCAGCCCGCCTCGGTGGTGGCACTGAACTTCACCCTGCAATTCATCGCCCCGGACCAGCGCACCGCGTTGCTTTCGCGCATCCGCCAATCGCTGCTGCCTGGCGGTGCGTTGATCCTGTCGGAGAAGCTGCGCTTCAACGACCTCGAAGAACATGCGTTGCTCACTGATTTGCACGTCGCGTTCAAACGCGCCAACGGCTACAGCGAACTGGAAATCGCCCAGAAGCGCAGCGCCATCGAAAACGTCATGAAGCCCGACAGCCTCGAAGAACACCGCGAGCGCCTGTTGGCGGCCGGGTTCTCGAAAGTCGTGCCGTGGTTCCAGTGTCTTAACTTTGCTTCGTTGATTGCCTTGCCATGA
- a CDS encoding maltoporin has product MKTTLNCSLAAASLCLALPLSAQALEFGGYVRSGVGTSVNSGKQQCFQLPGAQTKYRLGNECEQYGELELRQDLYTLDDGSVLSVDGMASLYNQYDKDLTFNGDNGSVRMPQLYAQWSNMPSLNGGSLWAGRRYYKRNDIHISDFYYWNQSATGGGIEDVLIGDLKYSYAFSRKDNLYQKDYVNRHDFNVAGFRTNPGGELELGLSYIDKPDSRDAHRGWAITAQHVQKGFLGGKNKLAFQYGEGPGTGLGYTGNVKLDDSNKSYRVVEFFDWQVTPRFGGQVEAVYQKDIRPDGADQNWISLGIRPAYAITEQFKLVTELGHDQVEAAGGARKLSKFTFAPTWSPKGPEFWARPEVRLYYTYASWNEAAKRAANELAAGSALSDTGAFGTARHGANVGLQVEYWWK; this is encoded by the coding sequence TTGAAAACAACACTAAATTGCAGCCTTGCTGCCGCGAGCTTATGCCTGGCGTTGCCGTTGTCAGCGCAGGCCCTGGAGTTCGGCGGCTACGTGCGCAGCGGCGTCGGGACATCGGTCAACAGTGGAAAACAACAGTGTTTCCAACTGCCCGGCGCGCAGACCAAATACCGCTTGGGCAACGAGTGTGAGCAGTACGGTGAGCTTGAACTTCGCCAGGACCTGTACACCCTGGACGATGGTTCGGTGCTGAGCGTCGACGGCATGGCTTCTCTGTATAACCAGTACGACAAGGACCTGACGTTCAATGGCGACAATGGCTCGGTGCGCATGCCGCAGTTGTACGCGCAGTGGTCGAACATGCCGAGCCTCAACGGCGGTTCGCTTTGGGCCGGTCGGCGTTACTACAAGCGAAACGACATCCACATCTCCGACTTCTACTACTGGAACCAGAGCGCCACGGGCGGTGGTATCGAGGATGTGCTGATCGGCGATCTGAAATACAGCTATGCCTTCTCGCGCAAGGACAACCTGTATCAGAAGGACTACGTCAACCGTCACGATTTCAACGTCGCCGGTTTCCGCACCAACCCCGGTGGTGAACTGGAACTCGGACTGAGCTACATCGACAAACCCGACAGCCGCGACGCACACCGCGGCTGGGCAATCACCGCACAGCATGTGCAAAAAGGTTTTCTGGGCGGCAAGAACAAACTGGCCTTCCAGTACGGCGAAGGCCCCGGCACCGGGCTGGGCTATACCGGCAACGTAAAGCTGGACGACAGCAACAAAAGCTACCGGGTGGTGGAGTTCTTCGACTGGCAAGTGACGCCACGGTTTGGCGGACAAGTCGAGGCGGTTTACCAGAAGGACATTCGCCCGGACGGGGCCGATCAGAACTGGATTTCCCTGGGAATTCGTCCGGCGTACGCGATCACCGAGCAGTTCAAACTGGTGACCGAACTGGGCCACGATCAGGTCGAAGCTGCGGGCGGAGCGCGCAAGCTGAGCAAGTTCACCTTCGCCCCGACATGGTCGCCCAAAGGTCCGGAATTCTGGGCGCGGCCCGAAGTGCGTCTGTATTACACCTATGCCAGCTGGAACGAGGCGGCCAAACGGGCAGCCAATGAACTGGCGGCGGGCTCGGCGTTGTCCGATACCGGCGCCTTCGGCACGGCGCGGCACGGTGCGAATGTCGGATTGCAGGTCGAGTATTGGTGGAAATAA
- a CDS encoding multicopper oxidase family protein, with protein MSFTRRQILGGLAGLVVVGVGAGGASRYWLGKMADADAGHDYELIAAPLDVELVAGHKTEAWAFGPSAPGTELRVRQGEWLRVRFINHLPVATTIHWHGIRLPLEMDGVPYVSQLPVLPGEYFDYKFRVPDAGSYWYHPHVNSSEELGRGLVGPLIVEEREPTGFKYEKTLSLKSWHVDEEGAFVAFSIPREAARGGTAGRLSTINGVSQAVIDLPAGQITRVRLLNLDNTLTYRLNIPGVEAQIYALDGNPVEPRPLGKEYWLGPGMRICLAIKAPPAGEELSLRNGPVRLGTLRSVANTDAPTEWPAALPANPVAEPDLANAEKLNFNFEWVGSVSVNVDNGKPPSLWQINGKAWDITDKTCADRPIAKLEKGKSYIFELKNMTQYQHPIHLHGMSFKVIASNRHKVIPYFTDTYLLGKNERARVALVADNPGVWMFHCHVIDHMETGLMAAIEVA; from the coding sequence ATGTCCTTTACCCGTCGCCAAATCCTCGGTGGCCTGGCCGGTCTTGTTGTCGTTGGTGTCGGAGCGGGGGGCGCGTCGCGGTACTGGCTGGGCAAGATGGCTGATGCTGACGCCGGTCATGACTATGAGCTGATCGCCGCACCGCTGGACGTCGAACTGGTCGCCGGGCACAAGACCGAAGCCTGGGCGTTCGGCCCTTCGGCACCGGGCACCGAGTTGCGGGTTCGTCAGGGTGAATGGTTGCGGGTGCGTTTCATCAACCATCTGCCGGTGGCGACCACCATTCACTGGCACGGCATCCGCCTGCCGCTGGAAATGGACGGTGTCCCGTACGTTTCGCAATTGCCGGTGCTGCCTGGGGAATACTTCGACTACAAATTCCGTGTGCCAGACGCGGGCAGTTACTGGTATCACCCGCACGTGAACAGCAGCGAAGAGCTCGGCCGCGGCCTCGTCGGCCCGCTGATCGTCGAAGAGCGTGAGCCCACCGGTTTCAAATACGAAAAAACCCTGAGCCTCAAGAGCTGGCACGTCGATGAAGAGGGGGCTTTCGTGGCCTTCAGCATTCCTCGCGAAGCCGCCCGGGGTGGCACGGCGGGACGGCTGTCGACCATCAACGGTGTCTCGCAAGCGGTGATCGACTTGCCCGCCGGGCAAATCACCCGCGTGCGCCTGCTCAACCTCGATAACACCCTGACCTATCGCCTCAATATTCCTGGCGTCGAAGCGCAGATCTACGCGCTGGATGGCAATCCGGTGGAGCCGCGCCCGCTGGGCAAGGAATACTGGCTCGGCCCGGGCATGCGTATCTGCCTGGCGATCAAGGCGCCGCCCGCCGGTGAAGAACTGTCCCTGCGCAACGGCCCGGTTCGCCTGGGCACGTTGCGCTCGGTGGCCAACACCGATGCACCCACCGAATGGCCCGCTGCCCTGCCGGCCAACCCGGTGGCCGAGCCCGACCTGGCCAATGCCGAGAAACTCAACTTCAATTTCGAATGGGTGGGCTCGGTGTCGGTCAACGTCGACAACGGCAAGCCGCCGAGCCTGTGGCAGATTAACGGCAAGGCCTGGGACATCACGGACAAGACCTGCGCCGACCGCCCGATTGCCAAGCTCGAAAAGGGCAAGAGCTACATTTTCGAATTGAAGAACATGACTCAGTATCAGCACCCGATTCACCTGCACGGCATGAGCTTCAAAGTCATCGCCTCGAACCGGCACAAGGTGATCCCGTACTTCACCGACACCTACCTGTTGGGCAAGAACGAGCGCGCACGAGTGGCGCTGGTGGCGGATAACCCCGGCGTGTGGATGTTCCATTGCCATGTGATCGATCACATGGAAACCGGCCTGATGGCCGCTATCGAGGTGGCTTGA
- the tadA gene encoding tRNA adenosine(34) deaminase TadA, whose translation MRQIRPAAIIDRSRDRDFMREALALAAQGAALGEVPVGAVLVQNGEIIGRGFNCPISGNDPSAHAEMVAIRAAALAASNYRLPGSTLYVTLEPCSMCAGLIVHSRIARVVYGALEPKAGIVQSQGQFFTQGFLNHRVLFEGGVLAEECGAVLSEFFKARRVKPTE comes from the coding sequence ATGCGTCAGATACGTCCCGCCGCGATCATCGACCGCAGCCGTGACCGCGACTTCATGCGCGAAGCCCTGGCCTTGGCCGCACAAGGCGCGGCGCTGGGTGAGGTGCCCGTGGGCGCCGTGTTGGTGCAGAACGGCGAGATCATCGGTCGCGGATTCAATTGCCCGATCAGCGGCAACGACCCGAGTGCCCACGCCGAAATGGTCGCAATCCGCGCCGCAGCCTTGGCCGCCAGCAACTATCGTCTGCCGGGCAGCACGCTGTACGTAACCCTTGAACCGTGCAGCATGTGCGCAGGGCTGATCGTGCATTCACGGATTGCGCGGGTGGTGTATGGCGCGCTGGAGCCCAAGGCCGGGATTGTGCAGAGTCAGGGGCAGTTTTTTACCCAGGGCTTCTTGAACCACCGGGTATTGTTTGAAGGCGGGGTGTTGGCGGAGGAATGCGGGGCGGTACTCAGCGAGTTTTTCAAGGCTAGACGCGTAAAGCCTACTGAATAA
- the cmoB gene encoding tRNA 5-methoxyuridine(34)/uridine 5-oxyacetic acid(34) synthase CmoB has protein sequence MIDLSPLARRLAGTPLAEWANTLQAQLDKKMEKGHGDLERWQSALDALPKIQPSEVDLLNGLTLDTDCDPETRAQMRTALMGLSPWRKGPFDLFGVHVDTEWRSDWKWSRVAPHLDLKGKRILDVGCGNGYYMWRMLGAGADSVIGVDPNWLFFCQFQAVQRYLSEPNAWHLPFPFEDLPPNMEGFDTVFSMGVFYHRRSPIEHLLALKDCLVKGGELVLETLVIEGDQQQVLVPEDRYAQMRNVWFLPSVPALELWLRRAGFTDVRCVDVSVTTVEEQRGTEWMKYQSLSDFLDPDDHSKTIEGLPAPMRAVIVARK, from the coding sequence ATGATTGATCTGTCCCCCCTCGCCCGCCGTCTGGCCGGCACGCCGCTGGCCGAATGGGCCAACACCCTGCAAGCGCAACTCGACAAGAAAATGGAAAAGGGCCACGGCGACCTGGAGCGCTGGCAAAGTGCGCTGGATGCGTTGCCGAAGATTCAGCCGAGTGAAGTCGACTTGTTGAACGGTCTGACACTGGACACCGATTGCGACCCTGAGACCCGCGCGCAAATGCGCACCGCGTTGATGGGGTTGTCGCCATGGCGCAAAGGCCCGTTTGATCTGTTTGGTGTGCACGTCGACACGGAATGGCGTTCGGACTGGAAATGGTCGCGGGTCGCGCCGCACCTGGACCTCAAGGGCAAACGCATCCTCGATGTGGGTTGCGGCAATGGTTATTACATGTGGCGCATGCTCGGTGCTGGCGCCGACAGCGTGATCGGCGTCGACCCGAACTGGCTGTTCTTCTGCCAGTTCCAGGCGGTGCAGCGTTACTTGTCAGAACCCAATGCCTGGCACCTGCCGTTCCCTTTCGAAGACCTGCCACCGAACATGGAAGGCTTCGACACGGTGTTTTCCATGGGCGTGTTCTACCACCGTCGTTCGCCGATCGAGCATTTGCTGGCGCTGAAGGATTGCCTGGTCAAGGGCGGTGAACTGGTGCTGGAGACGTTGGTGATCGAAGGCGATCAACAGCAGGTGCTGGTGCCGGAAGACCGATATGCGCAGATGCGCAACGTGTGGTTCCTGCCGTCGGTGCCGGCGCTGGAGTTGTGGTTGCGACGTGCCGGGTTTACGGATGTTCGCTGCGTTGACGTCAGCGTGACCACGGTCGAGGAACAGCGCGGGACGGAGTGGATGAAGTATCAGTCGCTGAGTGACTTCCTGGATCCGGACGATCACAGCAAAACGATTGAAGGACTGCCGGCGCCGATGCGTGCCGTCATCGTGGCCCGTAAGTAA